The following coding sequences are from one Streptomyces dengpaensis window:
- a CDS encoding YceI family protein yields the protein MGIFNRKSTTDASAAKAATAVSPDLAALTGTYTLDPSHSAIGFVARHAMVTNVKGGFTEFEGTLNLDGTDPSRSTASIDVTMTSVETGNADRDGHLKSADFFKTDEHPKMTFRSTKAEALGGDGYRITGDLSIMGTTKPITIDLECHGAAQDPYGNVRVGFEGKAEILRSEWGLTWNAALETGGVLVSDKIKLVLDISAIKNAG from the coding sequence ATGGGCATCTTCAACCGCAAGAGCACGACCGACGCCTCCGCCGCCAAGGCCGCCACCGCGGTGAGCCCCGACCTCGCGGCACTGACCGGCACCTACACCCTCGACCCGTCGCACTCGGCGATCGGCTTCGTCGCCCGTCACGCGATGGTGACGAACGTCAAGGGCGGCTTCACGGAGTTCGAGGGCACCCTGAACCTGGACGGCACGGACCCGTCCCGGTCCACCGCCTCGATCGACGTCACGATGACGAGCGTCGAGACCGGCAATGCCGACCGTGACGGGCACCTGAAGAGCGCCGACTTCTTCAAGACCGACGAGCACCCGAAGATGACGTTCCGCTCGACCAAGGCCGAGGCCCTGGGCGGCGACGGCTACCGGATCACCGGCGACCTGTCGATCATGGGCACCACCAAGCCGATCACCATCGACCTGGAGTGCCACGGCGCCGCGCAGGACCCGTACGGCAACGTGCGCGTCGGCTTCGAGGGCAAGGCCGAGATCCTGCGCTCCGAGTGGGGCCTCACCTGGAACGCGGCGCTGGAGACCGGCGGCGTCCTCGTCTCCGACAAGATCAAGCTGGTCCTCGACATCTCGGCGATCAAGAACGCCGGCTAA
- a CDS encoding glycoside hydrolase family 3 protein, which produces MRRTALLASAALLTGLLPLASAGAAAGADEPAPVPVDAFEGEVPFANPPADGIFPWGSDADDPPALALTARSDAPEGAKVLTGSYDISGYGGFTHDFAFDGPAHDWSAHKGIRFWWDGQNNAKKISFEIKDGGANGEASELWTMSFTDDFTGWKQVEIPFTDFAYRTDYQPVGGIDQVLGLTQMWGYAVTLPVGVKGQFAMDDVELYGKADPALRASVVADSAVHPVKEGGTAAVKISVATTGSVPIEEPVTVAYESAGGTAESGRDYTPVKGEITFPAGTASGTSHTVSVTTRKDKAAESAETIPLKLTVSGAKAPAETPQVVVDAHGLPYLDPKLPVRKRVADLVSRMSLEEKAGQMTQAERGALTAQGDIAAYDLGSLLSGGGSTPTPNTPEAWAKMIDGFQLRAQATRFQIPLIYGVDAVHGHNNLVRSTIMPHNIGIGATRDPQLAYETGSVTAAEVRATGIPWDFAPCLCVTRDERWGRSYEAFGEDPALVESMETVIQGLQGARDGRDLKDDDKVLATAKHFVGDGGTEYGSSTTGSYTIDQGVTKVTRQQLEAVHLAPYGTAVDRGIGSVMPSYSSLDILGDGQGPVKMHARADMINGVLKGRMDFDGFVISDWAAIDQIPGDYASDVRTSVNAGLDMIMVPHAYKDFRTTLIDEVKAGRVSEKRVTDAVSRILTQKFRLGLFEKPYADTSGASRIGSPAHRAVAREAAAASQVLLKNANGALPLKTSQKVYVAGSNADDIGNQTGGWTITWQGSSGKITDGTTILEGMRKAGGDVTYSKDASAPTGGYDVGVVVVGETPYAEGVGDVGNGNDLELTAADQAAVDKVCGAMKCAVLIVSGRPQLIGDRLADVDALVASWLPGTEGDGVADVLYGKRAFTGQLPVTWPKSEAQLPINVGDTSYDPQFPYGWGLTTLTKVPTGGASALRGLAVLARAADRTGSSETGRTAVTKARLLVQQKLASTITPATAKPFAEADHLLLTGRYGDAVEKLTEAYRNFSPSGV; this is translated from the coding sequence GGGCTGCTGCCGCTGGCCTCCGCGGGTGCAGCCGCCGGGGCCGATGAACCGGCCCCGGTACCCGTCGACGCCTTCGAGGGCGAGGTCCCGTTCGCGAACCCGCCCGCCGACGGCATCTTCCCCTGGGGGAGCGACGCCGACGACCCGCCCGCGCTGGCCCTGACCGCCCGGTCCGACGCCCCCGAGGGCGCCAAGGTCCTCACCGGCAGCTACGACATCAGCGGCTACGGCGGCTTCACCCACGACTTCGCCTTCGACGGGCCCGCCCACGACTGGTCCGCCCACAAGGGCATCCGCTTCTGGTGGGACGGCCAGAACAACGCCAAGAAGATCAGCTTCGAGATCAAGGACGGCGGCGCCAACGGGGAGGCCTCCGAACTCTGGACGATGTCCTTCACCGACGACTTCACCGGCTGGAAGCAGGTCGAGATCCCCTTCACCGACTTCGCCTATCGAACGGATTACCAGCCCGTCGGCGGCATCGACCAGGTCCTCGGACTCACCCAGATGTGGGGGTACGCGGTCACGCTCCCGGTCGGCGTCAAGGGCCAGTTCGCCATGGACGACGTCGAGCTGTACGGCAAGGCCGACCCGGCCCTGCGGGCCTCCGTCGTCGCCGACTCCGCCGTTCACCCGGTGAAGGAGGGCGGCACGGCCGCCGTGAAGATCTCCGTGGCGACCACGGGCTCGGTCCCGATCGAGGAGCCGGTGACCGTGGCGTACGAGAGCGCGGGCGGCACCGCCGAGTCCGGCAGGGACTACACCCCCGTCAAGGGCGAGATCACCTTCCCGGCGGGCACGGCGTCCGGCACGTCACACACCGTCTCCGTGACCACCCGCAAGGACAAGGCCGCGGAATCCGCCGAGACGATCCCCCTGAAGCTGACGGTCAGCGGAGCCAAGGCCCCCGCCGAGACCCCACAGGTCGTCGTCGACGCCCACGGACTGCCTTACCTCGACCCGAAGTTGCCCGTGCGGAAGCGGGTCGCCGACCTCGTCTCGCGCATGTCCCTGGAGGAGAAGGCCGGGCAGATGACCCAGGCCGAGCGCGGCGCGCTCACCGCGCAGGGTGACATCGCGGCGTACGACCTCGGCTCGCTCCTGTCCGGCGGCGGCTCGACCCCGACGCCCAACACCCCCGAGGCGTGGGCGAAGATGATCGACGGCTTCCAGCTCCGGGCGCAGGCAACCCGGTTCCAGATCCCGCTGATCTACGGCGTGGACGCGGTGCACGGCCACAACAACCTCGTCCGCTCGACGATCATGCCGCACAACATCGGCATCGGTGCCACCCGCGATCCTCAACTGGCCTACGAGACGGGCTCGGTGACGGCTGCCGAGGTCCGCGCCACCGGCATTCCCTGGGACTTCGCCCCCTGCCTCTGTGTCACCCGCGACGAGCGCTGGGGCCGCTCGTACGAGGCCTTCGGCGAGGACCCGGCCCTCGTCGAGTCGATGGAGACGGTCATCCAGGGACTCCAAGGAGCCCGCGACGGCCGGGACTTGAAGGACGACGACAAGGTGCTGGCCACCGCGAAGCACTTCGTGGGCGACGGAGGCACGGAGTACGGCTCGTCCACGACGGGCTCGTACACCATCGACCAGGGCGTCACCAAGGTCACCCGGCAGCAGCTGGAGGCCGTGCACCTGGCCCCGTACGGGACGGCGGTCGACCGCGGCATCGGCTCGGTCATGCCCTCCTACTCCTCGCTCGACATCCTCGGCGACGGCCAGGGGCCGGTGAAGATGCACGCCCGCGCGGACATGATCAACGGCGTGCTCAAGGGCCGTATGGACTTCGACGGCTTCGTCATCAGCGACTGGGCGGCCATCGACCAGATCCCCGGCGACTACGCGTCCGACGTCCGTACGTCCGTCAACGCGGGCCTCGACATGATCATGGTCCCGCACGCGTACAAGGACTTCCGTACAACACTGATCGACGAGGTGAAGGCGGGGCGCGTCAGTGAGAAGCGCGTCACCGACGCGGTCTCCCGCATCCTCACGCAGAAGTTCAGACTGGGCCTCTTCGAGAAGCCTTACGCGGACACGAGCGGGGCGTCGCGGATCGGCTCGCCGGCGCACCGGGCGGTGGCGCGCGAGGCGGCGGCCGCGTCGCAGGTCCTGCTGAAGAACGCGAACGGCGCGCTGCCGCTGAAGACGTCCCAGAAGGTGTACGTCGCCGGATCGAACGCCGACGACATCGGCAACCAGACCGGCGGCTGGACGATCACCTGGCAGGGCTCGTCCGGAAAGATCACGGACGGCACGACGATCCTGGAGGGGATGCGGAAGGCGGGCGGTGACGTCACCTACTCGAAGGACGCCTCGGCGCCCACCGGCGGGTACGACGTGGGCGTGGTCGTCGTCGGCGAGACCCCGTACGCCGAGGGTGTGGGCGACGTCGGCAACGGCAACGACCTGGAGCTGACGGCCGCGGACCAGGCCGCCGTGGACAAGGTGTGCGGCGCGATGAAGTGCGCGGTGCTGATCGTCTCGGGCCGCCCGCAGCTGATCGGCGACCGGCTCGCCGACGTCGACGCCCTGGTCGCCTCCTGGCTTCCCGGCACGGAGGGCGACGGCGTGGCCGACGTCCTCTACGGAAAGCGCGCCTTCACCGGTCAGCTCCCGGTCACCTGGCCGAAGTCCGAGGCCCAACTGCCGATCAACGTCGGTGACACGTCGTACGATCCGCAGTTCCCGTACGGCTGGGGCCTCACGACCCTGACGAAGGTTCCGACGGGCGGCGCCTCGGCCCTGAGGGGCCTGGCCGTGCTGGCCCGGGCGGCCGACCGGACCGGATCGTCCGAAACCGGCCGCACCGCCGTGACCAAGGCCCGCCTCCTCGTCCAGCAGAAGCTCGCCTCGACGATCACCCCCGCGACGGCGAAGCCGTTCGCCGAGGCGGACCACCTCCTGCTGACGGGCCGGTACGGGGACGCCGTGGAGAAGCTGACGGAGGCGTACCGGAACTTCAGCCCGTCCGGCGTTTGA